Part of the Candidatus Lokiarchaeota archaeon genome is shown below.
CTACCAATAGGTAATAGATATATTATGGGCAAAGATAGCATCGTATACAGACTAATGTGAGACGGCTTATAATGAAAATCAGCGTACGTATGGCCGATGCTACAGACAGGGAAGAGTTGAAAGATTTCTATTCGAGAGAAGGCCTTGATTTTGAAGATATCATGACTAGAACAGCCCCTACTTTTTCACATTCCGAGACGATGTATATCGTTGCCGAGGCCCAAGGCATGATTGTAGCAGCGCTGAGACTCAGTATTGGAAGAGAACCAGGGGTGGGCAAAGTGGGTATAATTCAGTACTTCGAAATCGAAGATGAACTTGAGCAGACTGAGCTCGGTCCTAACATGCTTTCGGAAGCTGTTCAAATAGCAGAAGACAAAGGACTCCGAGCGCTCGACACCATGGTGAGAGACGACCGTACCGAAGTTATTGAACTATACAAAGATGCACAATTCGAAATAGATCACAAAGAGACCTATTTGAGGCGGAAATTCAGAAAGCGATTGTTCACCTGATTGAGTTCATTACTACCCCAAATAGCATCAGGTCATAACCAGCACAGTACTACTCGACTATGCCGGCCAGACCTAAATCGTGGATTGTCTTTTTTGGAGGAATACCTTCCTTGTTCCATGCTCTCAACTCATAGAATTTGTCAAGAGACTTCTCGAAATCTTCTCTTGTGACGAAGGCTTTCATTCCTTCACGCGGTCCCTGAGTTTCAGCTTCCCAGAACCTCGGTGGGAGTTTGTCGTCTTTGCGAGAAATACCTTCTCGTACATTGAAAAGACGGCTAAGCGTAGCAACGCGATGAGCGAATTCGAATACTTTCTCCTCATCAAAATTCAGTCCCGAAGCGGCATTCAGCATGGCAATCTTCTGTTCCAAGGTTATATGTAGGCGGTAGGTGAAGTGGCAAACCTCAAGTGAATCAGTGAGTACTTTATCGTCTCTTGACCGGATCATTGATTCAACGGTCGGAACCGCAGTTTCGTTTGGCGGCTCAGTAGTGGCTGGCCAGCCTCGCAAATGACTTGCCCCCACATCTGCAGTTGCATATGATACGCCCATACCTCTTCTGCCCCGTGGATCCCAGGCGGGTACCTCAAGGCCCTTCACGTGAACAGCAATTTTCTCAGCTTCAGGTCCAAGTTCTTCGCCTGCTTGTTCAACACCTTTAGCAAGAAGGTCACCTATCCCGTCTCGGTTTGCAATCATCTTCGCAAGTTTCAGTGCAGCCTCACCATCACCAAACTCGAGTGGGAAACCAATGTCTTCTTCGGTAAGGATGCCTTTTTCATAAGCCTCCATTGCGAAACCGATTCGAGTGCCGGTGCTGATAGTATCTAGTCCAGCATCGTCACAGATGTAATTCAACTTGAAAACGAACTGAGGGTCATGAATTCCAAGATTCCCGCCCATAAGACCGAGCGTTTCGTATTCAACCATTGACTCTACTTCTTCACCCGTATTGTAAGGATTCTCAGTTCTAAACGCATGAGTACAACGCATCACGCAGTGAGGGCACGAGTGATGTGATCCAAGACCGTATTTCTCCTTCATTTTCTCAGCATCCAGCTCCTCCCAATCTTCGAAATAGCCAGACTCCCAGTTGCGTGTTGGATACTGCCCCAAAGCGTTGCTAATTTCCGGGAGAAAGGTTGTGCCGTAGTTCTTGAATGATTCTTCGTGTCCTTCCTGACGCCATTGAGAGATTAAATCACGGTGGATGTTACGAATGGTCTCCACGTCATGAGCTTCTATTCTCTTGGTTCCATAGGCAACGAAAGCCTTGAGATTCTTGGAACCCATTACAGCCCCAGCACCGCCACGTCCTGTTTGATGTGCGATTTCACAGCAACCCACAGCAGCAGTATTCAGATTCACGCCGCTGGGACCTATGGCATAAACACAAGAGCCCTTCTCGGTTTCTTCATGGAGCTTCTCTGTTGTTGCGTAGATTCCATCGTTCCAAATATCATTTGCGTCTCGCAACTCTAGTTCGTCGTCAGTCAAGTATAGATAGACTGGCTCTTCAGCCTTGCCTCGAACACCAACAGCGTCGTATCCAGCTTTTTTCAGCTCTCTTCCAAGCGCCCCGCCACAATGCGTGTCGAGATAGAGACCGGTCAACGGAGATTTGGTCATCAAGGTCCATCGCCCGACATTCGGCGCAGGAAGGCCCTGTAAGGGACCACTCAAAAAGAGGAGAAGATTCTCCGGATCAAGAGGATCTATGCTCTCATTCACTTCTCTGTAAAGCAAATAGGTCCCTAGTCCTTTCCCGCCAACAAACTTCTCATATATTTCTGGATCCAGCTGCTCTTCAGTTACACTCTGAGAGCTCAGGTCAATCCAGAGAATCTGCTCATTCCAACATTCATGCGTCATTGCGTATCCCTTCTGGCGGCAGTTATTACTCAGTAGATATCTCTATCTTGGTTATTTTTTCAGCCTCAACGTTTTTGAGATGAGATATCATTGATACGTTTACATCGTGAATGACACTGCGTACAAACTGATTCATCGGAATCTTCTTACCGTCAATGTAAAGCTCCATCTTTGTCATATAGAATACACCTTATTCTTTCGTGTTCGAAAGTCTTTTTCTACATAACGGTCCCTGACTTACCCTTAGAAAAAGGGTAACATTCAAGTAATCACCCAAGCTTGCTGAAAGCGTACTCCGATATGCATTTATAACCCGCAGGGTCGAAAACCCTTAGTGGGCGACAACCTAAGTGAGGAATCTACAATGGAAGATATCAGATCCATAATTACTCAAAGCTCTCCTGAAGGAGAGTCCGTTGAGCCAATTAGCAGGATTGCGGGTATAGGTGGTCTACTTGGTGTTGTAGCCGCGGCTTTAGGATTACTACTAAGCAGCGGTACACCATTACTGCCCGTGCCAACAATGTCTGTTGTAACACTGAAGAACCCTAGTCATTTCATATTGTCTGCGGTCTTTGTGGCAATAATAGCAGTAGGACTACTTCTCCAGTTCAAAGGGCTCGGAGGGCTTGAGAAACGGCTTGAAACCAACTACTACAACATAGTGCGTTTGATGTTCCTAATATCAGCAGCAACAGCGGTATTCATACTCTGGGGCGGCTTGGTCTGGAACAAACCCTTAGAAGTGGTTGACTATGTGGTTGACTCAGCGACAATGGGCGCAATTTTCACAATTTTCTGGCAACTGCTTGCCGTATTGTACATAGATGTTTCAAAAACGAAAATTGGCCTAGTGACAGGTATTTTCAATGCGATGTTCATACCCGTATTGGCTATTGGACAGGCCATCGGGCCTATGATAGTAATTCTGGCATATGTAATACTACTTGTCGGCCAGCTGTTCAATACACTATTTTGGTGGTCACCACTAAGTAGCATTAGGCAATTTGCTAGAAGCCCAAAAACTGCAAAATTGGGTTTTGGTATCATGGGCGTTCTGACAGGATTAGTAGGGCTAGTAGCAGTCTTTACCGGTCCTCTGGGAGAGGTTTCAGGGAGTCAAGTATGGTATCCATGGAGCACTATGGTATCCGAAACAGCATTCCAGACAAGTCCTGCGCTCATCTTTGCTTTCTTAGCATCAACTTTGGCTTGGGTAATGTTGGCCCCAAGACTAGGAGCAAAGGAACTCGAAATCGCAGCAATTGGCCAGGATGTGGTGCAGTCAGGTCCAAAAGGCTTCTTGGTATTTCTTGCAGCAGTTGGTGTATTTGCAGCAGGCCAAGCAGGAACAGGATATCCTGATGCAATAGGAATCAATCCTCAGTTCATGTCCATTATCCCAGGAGCAATATTGATCCTGATGGGTGGTCTTTACGTATCACATACTGATGTGGTCACTGGTACGCCAATGGCGCTTGCTGGAATCTTCATTATGACACACCCATACGTGATTCCGTGGTTGGTCTTAATCCCGTGGGCCTTTTTCATCATAACTCAAGTTCTTGTCACGATAGAAACCCACGTTCGTGGTTTGACATACTTCAGCCAACCAGTGCTTAACGTTGTCCTGAGTATAGTTGCTTCAGTAGCCTTCATCCTTGTCCTACTAGGAATGTTTGGAAGCGGTCCACCTGCTCTCTGGCCAGCAAACAGGTGGTTCAATGTTGCACTCTTCGATAATCTTCCAGTTGTTGTGCAAACTCCAACTATTCTGGTATTGCCAATTCTAACTCTTCTAGCAAGGAACCTACTGCTGGGTGGATATGCTCATGGAAGAGGGTACACTGGCAGTGAAGCACTAGTTGGGTTCTCCTTCCTATTCTCACTACTGCTTCCCATCATCGCGGCTAACTTTGATGTGTATCACATGGCATTGACAGCCACAGCTATCATGCTCTTCCTGTATGCCCTCAGCTTCGCAGTGGTACTTTCGCTCAACATGAACCTCGCGAACGATGTTGAAGAGCTGGGATATGAAATGGAAGGAACGTTCATCAAAGTGGCAACAATCGTCGGTTTGGCCTTTGGTGCTGTGCTTGCAGCTGCAGGCATGTGGGTGTTCTCAGGATTCCCATCGAATATCATTGTGGGTCAAGTGATGACCCTACTAGTGACACTGATTGTAGGATTGGAACTCCTCTGTGTTGTGTCCTGGCTCATCGCCGGAATCAGACTTGGTATGCTTACCAGTGGTTTCAGTATTGGAGCAAGAGCAACTAAGGAACAATGAACTAAGAGATAACCTCTAGATTGCCCACTTGAGAAGGTACAGGTCCCATGAGCAATCGCGAAATACGCCGGCCTCATGGGGCCTCAACTTGTTTTCTTTTGATGCATGGTTTCTGTGATACAACTGATGCCGTGGTGACACTCGCTGATTATTTGGAAAAGAACAAGATTGCATCATATTCGGTCTTGCTCACAGGGCATGGTACATCCCCAGAGAATCTAGCTTCTACAACATGGCTGGATTGGTATGAATCAGCTGCCAGCGGCCTAGAGAAAGTTCTGGCATGGGAATATGAACAGACAATTGTAGCTGGCCTCTCATTAGGCGGTGCACTATCGCTACTTCTGGCTGCAAGAGAGGAATCAATGGATGGAATTGTGCTGTTAGCTCCACTAGTACAATTGGACTCCATCGCCCTGAAATTTCTGCCACTGCTTAAGCATCTCATGAGCTTCAGGAGTGTTGATGTTGAGAAATCTCAGAAGCCCTATGATGTTAAGCGATGCAAATACGATCGTGAACCACTCTCCGCATATGAAGAGCTTCAGAAGCTAACGAAAGCTGTACGGGAACATCTACCCGAAGTGACAGTACCCACGCTAATTATCCAAGGTAAAAACGATAATACCTTGAATCCGGATCATGCGAAAGAAGCCTATCAGGAAATATCTGCAAAACAAAAGGAATTGCTCATGCTGCCGGGGGCTGAACATGTGATAACTTGTCATCCTTCAAGAAAGAAGGCATATCCCGCGATTATTAATTTCATTGACAGCATCAAATAGGATTGATCAGAGAATCTCCAGATAACCCATTTCTTACAGTTGAGTGAGTGAGTGAACCCAACTGAGGAAACTTCTGTGTTCCACCCTTCCCCTGCCAGCGTCGCCGCCCTCAAAGTACCTGTAGGCCCGTGAGTCAGCAGGGGCTTTGTCCACGTTCATCGGAATGGGATTCCTCCCGCGGTCCTGGCTTCTGTCTCCTGTCGTCATCCCGGATCATCACTCCCGGCGACAGCGAGCTCTTCCACAGTTCTTGCCACGGCGTGGTCATGATCACCCACCCCAGCTTTGTCGCCGTAGCTGAGGAGGTCCGTCTGGACATGGTGAACAGCCGCGGACTCTCCGGAACCTGATGAGGTCCCTTGTTTGGAGAGTAAGGACTTCCGTCGAGAAGCACAAGGCTTCCCTCGAGCTTTCGGCCGCGCGCGTCGCGCTACTGCGCTAGCCCACTTGCCTAGTCCTCTCACGTCATGCAGTGATGAAGTGAGCGTAATGAGTCTTCCAGCGATGTTGATGGCGCCGTTCCTGTCTGCGTTGCACCGGTTGCCGCAAGTTGGACAGATAAACAGGTTCTGTCTTGGTCTTCTACCCTTGTTACCGCACTTCCAGCACATGATCGATGTCCAGCTCTCAGGTACCACCTGAAAGCGTGCGCCTTTGCCATCGACCGGCCAGCCAAGCTGCTCAAGATTGTGCTTGAGGGTCTCAGTTATCCGTGCGAACGCCCAAGAGTGTATCATCCCCCGGAACCTCCGCCCTTTGTAGTTGCCGCGCCGAGCAGTGTACCTGATGTTTTTGAGCCGACCGATAGCCACGTACAGGGTGTATCGCTCAGACAGTTCGGTGATATAATCGAGCATTTGACTGACCATGAACCGGTCGTATTCTCTTGCTACACGGTATCTTTTCCTCTTCAGCTTTCGCAGTCGTGCTGCTACTTCATCATGAGGGTTGCCGTTGTTCTTCCGGGTGTGCATTTCGTGCTGGAGCTGGGCAACCAAATTGTCGAGCTCTTTGATACGTTCCACCTTGTCTTCCTGCACGAAGTACTTGTTCTCCCGCACTTTCTGGGGAGTAACCAAGCTTGTACAGGCCGCCTTTTCGATACCGAGATCGATACCGAGGACAGCCACTGGAAGATTGTCAGCAGGAGGCTCTGGCTTGTCGATTCTGACCGCAAAGGTCACCCACCACTTGCTCATTCTGTCCGTGAAGATTTGTAGTGCTTTGATTTCACCTCGTTCGAACTGATTGGTATGGAACGGCGAGATATTGAGCGGGATAAGCAAACGGTCGTGGATCCTGCGGCCTTCAGGCACTGAATCCAAGGAGTCCCGGAGGTCAAGCCACCACCGTGCAACATGGGTACCATTCTCAATGAGTGTGAACCGCTGAGAAAACACCCAACGCGGAATCCGTCGAGAGGATGAAATCCTCGTGCAGGGACGCGATGCCCTCCGGCCGTTCTTGTTCTTCAGCTCGAGATAACTCTCATACATCTGAAGAGCTGTCTTTCTGCACTCCTGTAGTTCATTTGCTGACATCCGGGGAAACCGCTCCTTCATGTCATGGGGAACAGTCAGCCGCTGTTCGTACCCCTCTTTGACCTTGATTGCAGTCATGGTGAGCTTGTCCAGTTCAGCGGCATTGATACGCGTGTCTTTCTTCCCCTTCAACAACTCATCCTCGTGTTCCTCTATGATACCAAGGAAGGCATGGATGGCCCGGGTATCACGACCAACTATCTGCCTCAGTCGCTGCTGGGTCCGATCTGTCATCACCGAGTACTTGATTGGTACTTTGACACTGATTGTTGTTCCTTGAGACCGACCCATCTTCATCGCCTAGTTTTTTACTATATAAAGTTCTAACCTGTCTTTGTTGAGTTCACTCCTCGGTTTGTTCTGAAGGGAGTTATTGAACTCATATTCTTGTAGTTGAATTACTATATAAAGTTATTAAGACGGTTTATAAAGTATATTAATATTTGTCAGCTAGAACTAGTCTAGTCTTAATTTCATTATTCTAAATACAGATGAAATCCTTATAAATAAAAACTGCAATCGAGATTTGATATTCATGGGGCGGAGACCACGCAAGATGGATCCCAATAGAGTCCTAGCGGATACCACCTATGCGGGTCTCGTTGCATTGCTCCGGTTGATGGAGAAACGAGCTAACGAGCAGACCAAGGATTTCTACCTGAGTATGCAGAAGATATGGAGCGATGCAAGAAGAAAGGTGGAAGTGCTAAAGGGAATCCGACCCTGGGATTTCAGACCTATCAGAAAAGCAGAGCGAAACATGCGCAAACAGTTCCTGAGATTTCTATGGGAAAGCACCAAGAGATATGGGAATACAGAAACGAAACGGGTGAGGAGCTGGCGCAAGGGAACGGTAGGGCCTCTCAATGGACTACTAAACTATGCCGGTGCACGGCTCAGAGATTTGGCTGTAACAAGGTACCCTTTTTCTGACCCAGACCATTTTCAAATCCTTGAGAGTCTCGATGGTTCTGTCAGTGTGATTTCCAAGACGGTTTATCAGGACGTGAAACTGTCTGAGCTACAGAAACAGGATTATCTCTCTCAACGCGCCAAGGCAAGGCTCAAGGGGATTGACAAGAGGAAGTGGCGAGCTGGGTACAAACACACATCCAGGGGTCCTCTGCTACTCCTAGAACACCCTAGCCTTCCCGAGCTCGATTTCGTGGATATGATTCGGGCCCATGTAGTAGAGCTGTGCAGACAGTGTTTTATATACGCCTTACCGCGGAACCGCGCTCAGCGATACATCCGGCTCCTCATTCACCGGTTGCGTCCGTTTCTCGATTGGGTGTATACCCAAGGTAAAACGGGCCAGTCACACTTCAATCCTGAAGCAGATAGAACACTCAGAGATATCGTTCTTGAGATTCGTGCCTTGTATGGAAAGCGGCACGGGAGAAAGAAACGAGCTACAGAGGAAACGGGCCAAGAGTCATCACACTACACTGTGGAGTGGTTCAAGAATCAGATTTCGGAACTGGAAATGTCAACCACTAGCAGTGAAGTTAGGGCGGCCTGTAGTATGTTACGCCATGCCGCCGGAACCACACTGGCAAAACGAGACGTAGAGAAGCTCTTCGAGAGAATTGACTCTGCAAGCAAAGAACAGGGAACTAGCTGGCACGAAATCCTCCTTTCTGGGTTACCTCACCCGAAATCGCTCAAGTCTGTAACTTACGCTGGCGATACTATGCTCGAGGGGGCATCATCTGTATTGGTTGTGGGCGAGCTTCCCCTAGCTACTCCAAAGGGAAAGGGTAAAGCTGATGTGGTGGTCTTTGTCAGGAGAGGAGGAACAGGACGGGGTATCTGGGCGCCTGTCATGATCTTAGAGGTCAAGACAAAGACCGCCTTCGACTACAACCTCTATGGCGCAAAAGCACGGTGGGGAGAGGGACAGTATGGACCACAGTTCTACACCTGGAAACGA
Proteins encoded:
- a CDS encoding alpha/beta fold hydrolase; protein product: MSNREIRRPHGASTCFLLMHGFCDTTDAVVTLADYLEKNKIASYSVLLTGHGTSPENLASTTWLDWYESAASGLEKVLAWEYEQTIVAGLSLGGALSLLLAAREESMDGIVLLAPLVQLDSIALKFLPLLKHLMSFRSVDVEKSQKPYDVKRCKYDREPLSAYEELQKLTKAVREHLPEVTVPTLIIQGKNDNTLNPDHAKEAYQEISAKQKELLMLPGAEHVITCHPSRKKAYPAIINFIDSIK
- a CDS encoding aldehyde ferredoxin oxidoreductase, with product MTHECWNEQILWIDLSSQSVTEEQLDPEIYEKFVGGKGLGTYLLYREVNESIDPLDPENLLLFLSGPLQGLPAPNVGRWTLMTKSPLTGLYLDTHCGGALGRELKKAGYDAVGVRGKAEEPVYLYLTDDELELRDANDIWNDGIYATTEKLHEETEKGSCVYAIGPSGVNLNTAAVGCCEIAHQTGRGGAGAVMGSKNLKAFVAYGTKRIEAHDVETIRNIHRDLISQWRQEGHEESFKNYGTTFLPEISNALGQYPTRNWESGYFEDWEELDAEKMKEKYGLGSHHSCPHCVMRCTHAFRTENPYNTGEEVESMVEYETLGLMGGNLGIHDPQFVFKLNYICDDAGLDTISTGTRIGFAMEAYEKGILTEEDIGFPLEFGDGEAALKLAKMIANRDGIGDLLAKGVEQAGEELGPEAEKIAVHVKGLEVPAWDPRGRRGMGVSYATADVGASHLRGWPATTEPPNETAVPTVESMIRSRDDKVLTDSLEVCHFTYRLHITLEQKIAMLNAASGLNFDEEKVFEFAHRVATLSRLFNVREGISRKDDKLPPRFWEAETQGPREGMKAFVTREDFEKSLDKFYELRAWNKEGIPPKKTIHDLGLAGIVE
- a CDS encoding GNAT family N-acetyltransferase, encoding MKISVRMADATDREELKDFYSREGLDFEDIMTRTAPTFSHSETMYIVAEAQGMIVAALRLSIGREPGVGKVGIIQYFEIEDELEQTELGPNMLSEAVQIAEDKGLRALDTMVRDDRTEVIELYKDAQFEIDHKETYLRRKFRKRLFT
- a CDS encoding transposase is translated as MKMGRSQGTTISVKVPIKYSVMTDRTQQRLRQIVGRDTRAIHAFLGIIEEHEDELLKGKKDTRINAAELDKLTMTAIKVKEGYEQRLTVPHDMKERFPRMSANELQECRKTALQMYESYLELKNKNGRRASRPCTRISSSRRIPRWVFSQRFTLIENGTHVARWWLDLRDSLDSVPEGRRIHDRLLIPLNISPFHTNQFERGEIKALQIFTDRMSKWWVTFAVRIDKPEPPADNLPVAVLGIDLGIEKAACTSLVTPQKVRENKYFVQEDKVERIKELDNLVAQLQHEMHTRKNNGNPHDEVAARLRKLKRKRYRVAREYDRFMVSQMLDYITELSERYTLYVAIGRLKNIRYTARRGNYKGRRFRGMIHSWAFARITETLKHNLEQLGWPVDGKGARFQVVPESWTSIMCWKCGNKGRRPRQNLFICPTCGNRCNADRNGAINIAGRLITLTSSLHDVRGLGKWASAVARRARPKARGKPCASRRKSLLSKQGTSSGSGESAAVHHVQTDLLSYGDKAGVGDHDHAVARTVEELAVAGSDDPG